TTACGCAAACCCCAAACTGTTTCCGCGTCAAGACATTCTGAAAAAAGGCTGGATAAACAAAATCTAAAGGAAGGAGACCCTATGCTGTACCGTTTGTTTGAAGAAAAGGATGTGGAATCCGTCGCTGCTTTTCTGAATTCTATTTTTATCTACGACAACATGACACGCTCTCTCCTGTTTGAAAAGACATTCGGGGATGATGCTTTTCAACCTGACATGACCTGGATTGTGGAAAATGGCAACGAAATCATCGCGTTTATGCAGGGTGTATTCAGGCATGATGAGGGCAAGCGCCTCGGATGGATTAAACTTTTTGGCGTGGCCCCCGATTACCGAAGACGGGGAATTGCAACCGAATTGCTGAACCGTGTGGAGCTCTCCATGAAAGAAGCGGGCGTAGAAAAATTGGGGCTTCTGGCATCGTACGTCAATTATTTCCAGCCCGGAATTGACCCGCGGTACACGGAAGCCGTTGTTTTCGCTGAACGCCGCGGTTTTACCCGCTTCGACGAAACGGAGAATATGGAGGTCGATCTGATTCATCAATCTTTTGAAACGGCCGAAAAAGAAGCGGCCCTTCAAAAAGAAAACTTTTTCGTCCGGCGGGCGACGGCAGGCGACAAAGCGGCCGTGGTGGCCTGGGCTGAAAAAAGTTTTCCGAGCTGGGTAGGCGAAATTCTTTCCACCTTCAAAAATGATCCCATCAGCCTGCATCTGGCATTTCACGGAAATGACATTGTGGCCTTCTCGGCTTACGATGCCAACAACAAGGGTACCGGATGGTTTGGCCCCATCGGCACCGATCCTATTTGCCGGGGGAAAGGAATCGGCGGTGTGCTGCTGCGGCGCTGTCTGAACGACATGAAAAAGCAGGGACAACCCGTTTCCATCATCCCTTGGATCGGCCCGATTGCCTTTTACCTGCACTACGCCAACGCCCACATTTCACGCATTTTCTGGCTGTATGAAAAAAACCTGGTATCATCTGCGGATTAAGGATGATAAAACGGCTCGAAAAAGCGGTGACCCGCGAATTTCACGAATTTTCTCGAATGGATTTTTTGGAATTACGTGGGTGTAATTAGCGGCTTTTAACGTGAAGTTTATGATTAAATGTCTCACTTTGTTTTTGCGGGATAACCAACGGAGAAAACAATGCTTGAAAATATCCTTACACTTTTTATGGGATTTCTTCTCATGACAAACGGCGCACAGGCTCAGTACCATCCGGTTGTAAAACCCGGAATTGACGTTTTGCTGGAAAAGCATCTCGATTTGATTCAGGGAAAGCGCGTGGGGCTCATCACCAACCCCACAGGCGTAACCTCAGAAATGGAATCCGACATTACGGCTTTGTACCGGGAACCGGGTGTCGAATTGAAGGCTCTCTTCGGGCCGGAACACGGCGTTCGCGGCGAAACCCCCGCCGGGGCAAAAGTGGGCACGTACACGGATCCCGAAACGGGAATTCCCGTGTACAGTCTGTACGGAAAAACCCGAAAGCCAACCCCTCACATGCTCGATTCCCTGGACGTCCTTCTCTTTGATATTCAGGATGTGGGAATCCGCCCCTACACCTACGTGTACACCATGGCCTACGCCATGGAAGCCGCCAAAGAAAAAGGAATCCCGTTTATCGTGCTCGACCGTCCCAATCCCCTGGGAGGTCTCCTGGTGGAAGGCCCCATTCTGGACGAAACCTTTAAATCGTTTATCGGGCTGTATCCCATTCCCTACGTCCACGGAATGACGATTGGTGAACTGGCCGAGCTTTTTAACACCGCCTACGGCATTGGCGCGGATCTGACCATTGTTAAGATGGAAGGCTGGAGGCGGGACATGCTTTTCAACGATACCGGCCTGCTGTGGATTCCCACCTCTCCGCATGTACCCCATGCCGACACGCCGTTTTTCCTGGCCACCACCGGAGGGTTCGGAGAGCTGGGGACGATTAGTGAAGGTGTGGGAACGCCGACCCCCTTCGAATTGGTTGGTGCGCCTTGGGTTTCGGCCACGAAACTGGCCAGGGCATTGAACGCGGCCAAACTTCCCGGAGTCTATTTTCGGCCGCTCAGTTTTCACCAATATTACGCCCATTTCTCCGGAAAAACCTGCAACGGGGTGCAGATTCACATCTTAAATCGGCGCCGCTTTTTGCCCATGCGGACACAAATCACCATTCTGGCAACGCTTTACCACTTGTACCCGAATGCCGGGATTTTTGATACGGATCGTGTGAAGAGCTTTTACCGCGCCATGGGAACGGACAAAATCCGGAAAGAAATTGAAGCCGGTTGGACGGTCGACCAGATTCTGAACGCAGACAAGCCGGAACTTCTCCGATTCCTTCGGTTGCGCAAAAAATTTCTGTTGTATTAATGCGTTCACTCTAAAAACCAGGAATCACACGAATTACGCTAACTTAATTCCAGAAAGCTTTGAAAAAATCAAGATTTCTGACACAGATAATTGCCCGCAACAAAATAAGCTCAACAATTTGTGATAAAAATTAATTTGCTATTAACATGGGGTCAATTTATAATTAATTGAAAAATAGGTGATTACGTAACATTTTTCTGTTATTGACCCTCCCCCCTTGGGGGTGGGTTAAAAAAAGTTAAATAATAAAATCCGATTTTTTCAAATCTTTCTTTCAATAAAATCAATTCGTGAAAATTCGTCAAATTAGTGGGTAAAGGCTTTTTAGAGTAAACTCAAATAAATAGGGACAAAACCCATGAATACTGTGGAATTTCAATCGGTTACGAAAAGTTTTGGCGACGTCCGTGCCGTGGATCATCTGACATTTTCGATCCCCCGTGGGAGCATTTACGGACTGTTGGGTCCCAATGGGGCCGGCAAAACCACCAGCATTCGTATGCTGATGCAAATTATTTTACCCGACTCGGGTACCATTCGCGTGTTCGGACAGGATCAGAAAAACGGCTATCTGGATCGAATCGGCTACCTCCCGGAAGAACGCGGTTTGTACCGAAAAATGAAGGTTAAAGATGTGATCGCGTTTTTTGGCGAGCTCCACGGGATTAAACCGTCCGACATCAAGAAACGCACCACATTCTGGCTGGAACGCTTTGATTTGTCAGAATGGAGCGATCGAAAGGTGGAAGAGCTTTCCCGGGGCATGCAGCAAAAATTACAATTCATTATCACCATTTTTCACCAGCCGGATCTGATTATTTTGGATGAACCCTTCACAGGTCTGGACCCGGTGAACGCGCAGCTCGTGAAAGATGTCATTCTGGAGGAACACAAGCGAGGAATCACCATTATCTTCTCCACCCATTTAATGGAACAGGTGGAAAAACTGTGCGACCGCATTTGCCTGATCAACAAGGGACAGGCTATTCTGGAAGGCAAGATTCAAGACATCAAACAAAGATTTGGGAAAAATCATGTGATTGTTTCCTATTCAGGGGAGTCGGATTTTCTCTCTGATCTCTCTATTCAATCGTATAACGATTACGGAAATTACGTGGAAATCTTGTTGGCGAAAGAGGCTGATCCGCAAGACCTGCTGAGAAAAATAATCAGGCAGGCAGATGTGCATAAATTTGAAGTCACGGAACCCTCGATGCACGAGATTTTCATTGAGACCGTTCAATCGCTGGGAGGGAATAAAAATGAATAAGATTTTTGCGATTATCAAGCGGGAATACACGTCCCGGGTACGCACAAAGGGGTTTATCATCAGCACGCTTCTTATTCCCCTCTTGTTTTTAGTGGGTTTTGCCATTCCCGTGATTGCCACTCTCATGAATTCAGAAAAGCCTCAAAAAATTGCCGTTGTAGATCAAAGCGGACAGATTTTTTCGCAGCTTCAGTCCGCTTTTACAGATACGCTTAAAAACGGGGAACGTCTGTATCATTTTCTCCCGGTAAAAATCGGGGGAAACGATCCGGCCGCTCTCAAAAATCACCTGGCCAAAGAGGTGGAAGCCAAACAAATTCAGGGATTCCTGATTATTCCGGCAGACGTTTTTGACACGGGAAAAATCCAGTACTACGCCAAAAATGTAAGTAATTTTTCTGT
This is a stretch of genomic DNA from Calditrichota bacterium. It encodes these proteins:
- a CDS encoding DUF1343 domain-containing protein, with translation MLENILTLFMGFLLMTNGAQAQYHPVVKPGIDVLLEKHLDLIQGKRVGLITNPTGVTSEMESDITALYREPGVELKALFGPEHGVRGETPAGAKVGTYTDPETGIPVYSLYGKTRKPTPHMLDSLDVLLFDIQDVGIRPYTYVYTMAYAMEAAKEKGIPFIVLDRPNPLGGLLVEGPILDETFKSFIGLYPIPYVHGMTIGELAELFNTAYGIGADLTIVKMEGWRRDMLFNDTGLLWIPTSPHVPHADTPFFLATTGGFGELGTISEGVGTPTPFELVGAPWVSATKLARALNAAKLPGVYFRPLSFHQYYAHFSGKTCNGVQIHILNRRRFLPMRTQITILATLYHLYPNAGIFDTDRVKSFYRAMGTDKIRKEIEAGWTVDQILNADKPELLRFLRLRKKFLLY
- a CDS encoding GNAT family N-acetyltransferase; amino-acid sequence: MLYRLFEEKDVESVAAFLNSIFIYDNMTRSLLFEKTFGDDAFQPDMTWIVENGNEIIAFMQGVFRHDEGKRLGWIKLFGVAPDYRRRGIATELLNRVELSMKEAGVEKLGLLASYVNYFQPGIDPRYTEAVVFAERRGFTRFDETENMEVDLIHQSFETAEKEAALQKENFFVRRATAGDKAAVVAWAEKSFPSWVGEILSTFKNDPISLHLAFHGNDIVAFSAYDANNKGTGWFGPIGTDPICRGKGIGGVLLRRCLNDMKKQGQPVSIIPWIGPIAFYLHYANAHISRIFWLYEKNLVSSAD
- a CDS encoding ATP-binding cassette domain-containing protein; amino-acid sequence: MNTVEFQSVTKSFGDVRAVDHLTFSIPRGSIYGLLGPNGAGKTTSIRMLMQIILPDSGTIRVFGQDQKNGYLDRIGYLPEERGLYRKMKVKDVIAFFGELHGIKPSDIKKRTTFWLERFDLSEWSDRKVEELSRGMQQKLQFIITIFHQPDLIILDEPFTGLDPVNAQLVKDVILEEHKRGITIIFSTHLMEQVEKLCDRICLINKGQAILEGKIQDIKQRFGKNHVIVSYSGESDFLSDLSIQSYNDYGNYVEILLAKEADPQDLLRKIIRQADVHKFEVTEPSMHEIFIETVQSLGGNKNE